One window of the Nitrospirae bacterium YQR-1 genome contains the following:
- a CDS encoding outer membrane lipoprotein carrier protein LolA, whose translation MFKTFSLIFICVSLLCNIAEAAEFTENNQKLLEDLKSNLGKVESLEAAFTQTRYLSLFEERLTSKGRLYFQAPNMMRWEITEPYKSILIFSQGAASKYEVTEGKTRKMKLAGSEFFAQVMEQMMKFIKGDFTSLNKTYNLEVKKDKEIRVMLAPYSSGKPSKLSSFTFHINPANYRVTRLIITEQSEDNKNTGDRIEIDFKTESENKKLPDEIFSQTNPKLF comes from the coding sequence ATGTTTAAAACATTCTCATTAATATTCATTTGCGTGTCACTGCTATGCAATATAGCAGAGGCGGCGGAGTTTACGGAAAATAATCAAAAACTGCTGGAAGATCTAAAAAGCAATTTAGGCAAGGTGGAATCATTGGAGGCTGCCTTTACACAAACACGATATTTAAGCCTTTTTGAAGAGCGTCTGACGTCTAAGGGACGCCTGTATTTTCAAGCTCCAAATATGATGAGATGGGAGATAACTGAACCGTACAAAAGTATTTTAATATTTAGTCAGGGGGCCGCTTCCAAATATGAGGTGACAGAAGGTAAGACAAGAAAGATGAAACTTGCGGGTTCTGAGTTTTTTGCACAGGTGATGGAGCAGATGATGAAATTCATAAAAGGAGATTTTACATCCCTTAACAAAACGTATAATCTGGAAGTTAAAAAAGACAAAGAAATCAGGGTTATGCTTGCTCCGTACTCCTCCGGCAAGCCGTCAAAATTAAGCTCTTTTACGTTCCATATAAACCCTGCCAATTACCGTGTTACAAGGTTAATCATAACAGAGCAAAGCGAGGATAATAAAAACACAGGGGACAGAATAGAGATAGATTTTAAGACAGAGTCAGAAAATAAAAAACTGCCGGATGAGATTTTCTCCCAAACCAATCCCAAACTGTTTTGA
- a CDS encoding beta-ketoacyl synthase chain length factor, producing MKAGISGLGMITPFGVGVEHFWQGLRGRRKPQYVMELIDLAQGQRELGMFKAVAEGLKDYISPALLRRIDPLAQKALLCSILALKDAGIVDDTNKNIGIVTGTGYGCLNASFNFQDSLIDYGDSAPSPTDFINSVHNSICAQISIALKITGPVTTISSFELTTAQVIETAAAWLKQDSCDYVFACIGDENHMLRNYATALFKEGCAQDDVVYEPGEFFVSFVLSKDDNAKYGCIKEIQSSGFDYGVGCTVQYTLEISQGNSGSEPSLSSELSGIERICGYSPCVDALYLCAAAVIKSKQVTLSGKAIGRQERIIIKRGKDKCFQNYIITGGKCLKHSH from the coding sequence GTGAAGGCAGGCATCTCAGGGCTTGGCATGATAACTCCGTTTGGGGTTGGGGTGGAGCATTTTTGGCAGGGGCTTAGAGGCCGGAGGAAACCGCAATATGTAATGGAGCTTATTGATCTGGCACAGGGCCAAAGAGAACTTGGCATGTTTAAGGCTGTGGCTGAGGGATTGAAAGATTACATCTCGCCTGCATTACTAAGGAGAATTGACCCACTTGCACAAAAGGCGCTCCTTTGCTCCATATTAGCCTTAAAAGATGCCGGCATAGTTGATGATACTAATAAAAATATCGGGATAGTAACAGGCACCGGTTATGGGTGTTTAAATGCTTCTTTTAATTTTCAGGATAGTCTTATTGATTATGGTGACAGTGCCCCATCGCCTACTGATTTTATAAATTCCGTGCATAATTCCATATGCGCTCAGATATCAATAGCTTTAAAGATAACCGGGCCTGTCACAACAATCAGCAGCTTTGAGCTAACCACAGCCCAGGTGATAGAAACCGCCGCCGCATGGCTTAAACAAGACTCTTGTGATTATGTGTTTGCTTGTATCGGAGATGAGAATCACATGCTCAGAAACTATGCCACGGCTTTGTTTAAGGAGGGCTGTGCACAGGATGATGTGGTGTATGAGCCGGGTGAGTTCTTTGTCTCCTTTGTACTTAGCAAAGATGACAATGCAAAGTACGGCTGCATAAAGGAAATCCAAAGTAGTGGTTTTGATTATGGCGTTGGGTGCACAGTTCAGTACACTTTAGAAATCTCGCAGGGCAATAGTGGCTCAGAGCCCTCCTTAAGTTCTGAGTTATCGGGCATAGAGAGGATTTGCGGTTACAGCCCCTGCGTTGACGCTCTGTACCTTTGTGCAGCCGCAGTTATTAAAAGCAAACAGGTGACACTCAGTGGTAAGGCAATCGGCCGGCAAGAGAGAATCATAATCAAAAGAGGGAAAGATAAGTGTTTTCAAAACTATATAATCACAGGTGGAAAATGTTTAAAACATTCTCATTAA
- a CDS encoding beta-ketoacyl-[acyl-carrier-protein] synthase family protein, which translates to MASTIKITGLGAVCASGGNVEQCLQNMYAGIRNPSPPSLFEADLKVQYPVFEYKGRLPEESNTMVTRSVRLLLKALHEALNQAQLTESDLSSGYRVGVCIGTTVACTLNNEQFYRAWKDNKTPGFEAIERYLSNNPALFIRKRYNLKGPAATVANACSSGTDAIGISMHWLSQDLCDIVIAGGTDELCRTTYLGFASLLVTSDEPCRPFDARRKGLNLGEGAGVLVLERDSAANNRKAKALAYAAGYGTAADAFHCSSPHPDGTGLKKAITFALSQSTLNIRDISFINSHGTSTEANDCAEGAIISRLFSTEIPVTSTKSYTGHTLGAAGALEAVFSVKSLCDGMIPATLGFEHYDEKCMLSPTIKTTAVKTSAALSTSLAFGGTNSALLLTGTEQ; encoded by the coding sequence ATGGCTTCAACAATAAAGATAACAGGATTAGGGGCGGTATGTGCCTCCGGCGGTAATGTAGAACAATGCCTGCAAAATATGTACGCCGGCATTCGAAATCCCTCACCGCCCTCCTTGTTTGAAGCTGATTTAAAAGTGCAATATCCGGTCTTTGAGTATAAGGGCCGGTTGCCTGAGGAAAGTAATACTATGGTGACACGTTCTGTCAGACTTCTCTTAAAGGCACTCCATGAGGCATTAAATCAGGCGCAACTTACAGAGAGTGATCTCTCCTCAGGATACCGTGTAGGGGTTTGCATAGGAACAACGGTGGCCTGTACATTAAATAACGAGCAATTTTACCGTGCATGGAAAGACAACAAGACCCCCGGCTTTGAAGCTATAGAGAGATACCTCAGTAATAATCCCGCCTTATTTATCAGAAAACGGTATAACCTCAAAGGCCCTGCCGCCACTGTGGCTAACGCCTGCTCATCAGGCACAGACGCCATAGGTATATCAATGCACTGGCTGAGTCAGGACTTATGCGACATAGTGATAGCGGGCGGAACAGATGAACTCTGCCGCACAACATACTTAGGGTTTGCTTCCTTGCTGGTAACATCTGATGAGCCATGCCGCCCGTTTGATGCAAGACGGAAGGGGTTAAATTTAGGCGAGGGCGCCGGTGTGTTGGTCCTTGAGCGGGATAGCGCCGCTAATAACCGCAAGGCAAAAGCCCTTGCCTATGCCGCCGGATACGGCACGGCAGCGGACGCTTTTCACTGTTCCTCACCGCATCCTGACGGTACCGGTTTGAAAAAAGCTATAACCTTTGCTTTAAGCCAAAGCACACTCAATATCAGAGATATTTCCTTCATCAATTCCCATGGCACATCAACGGAGGCTAACGACTGTGCGGAGGGAGCTATTATTAGCCGGCTATTTAGCACAGAGATACCTGTGACGTCCACCAAATCATACACAGGACACACATTGGGAGCAGCAGGGGCTCTTGAGGCCGTGTTTTCCGTAAAGTCGCTGTGTGACGGAATGATACCCGCCACTTTGGGTTTTGAGCATTATGATGAAAAATGTATGCTCTCTCCCACTATAAAGACAACAGCAGTTAAAACCAGTGCAGCGCTTTCCACCTCACTGGCTTTTGGCGGTACAAACTCAGCTCTGCTGCTTACAGGGACAGAGCAGTGA
- a CDS encoding phosphopantetheine-binding protein: MTTEDKLKEIIVRDLKLTHIKAEDIKDDDFLFGEEGLGLDSLDAVELVVILQRHFNCEIKDMQKVREIFTSIKTLSDYIRSVQNAT, from the coding sequence TTGACGACAGAGGATAAGTTAAAAGAGATAATAGTCAGGGACCTTAAGCTTACCCACATCAAGGCGGAGGACATTAAAGATGATGACTTCCTTTTTGGTGAGGAGGGATTAGGGCTGGATTCACTGGATGCCGTGGAGCTGGTAGTAATATTACAGCGTCATTTTAACTGTGAAATTAAAGATATGCAGAAGGTTCGGGAGATATTTACGTCCATTAAAACCCTGAGTGACTACATCCGTAGTGTGCAAAACGCCACATAG
- a CDS encoding DUF2062 domain-containing protein, with protein MLTEQNLRILIVIPTYNNAGTLLDITLRALESGYDVLVFNDGSTDGAMFVLPAHDRLFIEGWESNQGKGAALLAAANKARNNGYTHIITMDADGQHDPAEARKFVAAIEDNPLSIVLGNRVFPETGVPGSSRFGRRFSNFWVWVCTGLRLKDTQSGYRAYPVALFERLSVSARHYNFEIEILVKGIWAGLDTQQTDVSVKYSEETIKASHFRAVADNALISITYTALVIRNFLPIPHKKYFETEERKKRKLSIKTPVKSLKRLLTEATSSQEIIISAMTGIFIGTLPLFFMHTVTIGFVATRLRLNRLIAINMQHFCAPPFVPVLALEAGYFILHGKLLWKMSDLGNIHTTRELWAVAGELFFEYVAGAIILAPLLALLCGLIIYLPVKALCRDIKT; from the coding sequence ATGTTAACTGAGCAGAATCTGCGCATATTGATAGTTATTCCGACTTATAATAATGCCGGGACCCTTTTAGATATAACACTAAGGGCACTGGAGAGCGGATATGATGTGCTTGTGTTTAACGATGGAAGCACAGATGGTGCAATGTTTGTTCTGCCGGCACACGACAGGCTTTTTATTGAGGGCTGGGAGAGCAATCAGGGTAAAGGCGCCGCTCTTTTAGCAGCGGCGAACAAGGCCCGCAATAATGGCTATACTCATATAATAACTATGGACGCTGATGGACAGCATGACCCTGCAGAGGCCCGCAAGTTTGTTGCAGCAATTGAGGATAATCCCCTTTCCATAGTGCTGGGTAACAGAGTATTTCCTGAAACGGGCGTACCCGGCTCCAGCAGATTTGGAAGACGGTTCTCTAATTTCTGGGTATGGGTCTGCACGGGATTGAGATTGAAAGATACACAAAGCGGTTACAGAGCCTACCCTGTAGCACTATTTGAGAGGCTGAGTGTCAGTGCCAGACACTATAATTTTGAAATCGAAATTCTGGTCAAAGGCATATGGGCAGGGTTGGATACACAGCAGACGGACGTATCAGTTAAGTACAGCGAGGAAACAATAAAGGCGTCTCATTTCAGGGCGGTTGCAGATAATGCGCTTATTTCCATTACTTACACAGCCCTGGTGATACGTAATTTCCTACCCATCCCACATAAGAAGTATTTTGAAACCGAGGAGAGGAAAAAAAGAAAGCTCTCGATAAAGACACCTGTCAAAAGCCTCAAACGTCTCCTTACTGAGGCAACATCATCTCAGGAGATAATAATATCCGCCATGACAGGGATATTTATCGGCACTTTGCCGCTGTTTTTTATGCATACTGTCACTATTGGTTTTGTTGCGACCAGACTGAGATTAAACAGATTGATAGCCATCAACATGCAGCATTTTTGCGCACCGCCGTTTGTACCGGTATTAGCTCTTGAGGCCGGCTATTTTATCTTACATGGAAAACTTCTATGGAAAATGTCCGACCTTGGCAACATCCATACAACAAGGGAACTGTGGGCTGTGGCAGGTGAGCTGTTTTTTGAGTATGTGGCCGGTGCAATTATACTTGCTCCCTTGTTGGCGCTGCTGTGCGGGTTAATTATCTATCTGCCTGTAAAGGCCCTCTGCAGGGACATAAAGACGTAA
- a CDS encoding tyrosine recombinase XerC: MGSLKQHIDDFLRYMSTEVNASEHTLRAYGKDLDEFLKTAAEKDAGDTDLYDIRGFVASQSRAGLAKSTVARRLATVKSFFKYLRAQGVVANNPTRLVPTPKAPRALPKFLSVDDVFNLIEKTSGMGFIMARNRAIVELFYSSGLRISELTGTNMEDINLNQGLIKVMGKGKKQRIVPVGEPAVKAVKIYLIERLLIKKTRAKGAASKKTTEDDSGALFLNSGGRRLTVRHIRRIVVKFARLIGIQGKMGPHTLRHTFATHLLHGGADLRVIQELLGHSSLSTTQRYTHLDIEHLMDTYDKSHPLAR; the protein is encoded by the coding sequence ATGGGTTCATTAAAGCAGCATATAGATGATTTTTTAAGGTATATGTCCACAGAGGTTAACGCCTCAGAGCACACCCTGCGGGCATACGGCAAGGACCTCGATGAATTCCTGAAAACAGCAGCGGAAAAAGATGCCGGAGATACCGATTTATATGATATAAGGGGCTTTGTAGCGTCACAAAGCCGGGCGGGGCTTGCTAAGTCAACTGTTGCAAGAAGGCTTGCCACTGTTAAGTCATTTTTTAAGTATCTCCGTGCTCAGGGGGTTGTAGCAAACAATCCCACCAGGCTTGTGCCGACCCCAAAGGCGCCCAGAGCGCTTCCTAAATTCTTAAGTGTTGATGATGTATTTAACCTGATAGAGAAAACCTCAGGGATGGGATTTATCATGGCCAGAAACAGGGCGATAGTTGAGCTTTTCTATTCAAGCGGCCTCAGAATCAGCGAACTTACCGGCACTAACATGGAGGATATAAACCTTAATCAGGGACTCATAAAGGTCATGGGAAAGGGGAAAAAACAGCGAATTGTTCCGGTTGGTGAACCTGCTGTTAAGGCTGTAAAGATTTATCTGATTGAGCGTTTGCTGATTAAAAAGACAAGGGCTAAAGGCGCCGCCTCTAAGAAAACGACTGAGGATGACTCAGGTGCTCTTTTTTTAAATTCAGGCGGAAGGCGTCTGACAGTGCGGCATATCAGAAGGATTGTGGTAAAATTTGCCCGCCTTATCGGGATACAGGGAAAGATGGGTCCGCACACTTTAAGACATACCTTTGCGACACACTTGCTTCACGGCGGCGCCGACCTCAGAGTTATACAAGAGCTGCTTGGACACTCCTCACTTTCCACCACTCAACGCTACACGCATCTGGATATCGAACACCTCATGGACACATACGACAAAAGCCACCCTTTGGCTAGGTAA
- the trmFO gene encoding methylenetetrahydrofolate--tRNA-(uracil(54)-C(5))-methyltransferase (FADH(2)-oxidizing) TrmFO — translation MPEVVVIGGGLAGSEAAWQAARFGIAVTIYEMRPNVQTEAHRTGLLGELVCSNSLRSNLPDTAHGLLKQELTRLGSLIMEAARQTSVPAGSALAVDRTRFAEFITNAVESNPNIRVIREELSNLSELSPVASDGTPKVYILATGPLTSPTMSKSLTEMLGQEALFFYDAIAPVIDADTIDYSQVFSASRYGKGGDDYINCPMDAQCYSAFYDALVAADRVAVRDFEDSRVFEGCMPIEAMAARGINTPRFGPMKPVGLIDPQTQKQPWAVVQLRTENTQKSAYNMVGFQTRLKYPEQQRVFRMIPGLQNAEFLRFGSVHRNTYINSPTYLNSGLAIKGHEHILLAGQITGVEGYVESTAMGLFAGITAARKVKSLPHILPAETTSTGALIKYVTTEQKHGAFQPSNINFSLFPQLEVKTKDKNIRRKLIVERALTDIDGFIKAAYR, via the coding sequence ATGCCTGAGGTGGTTGTAATAGGGGGCGGCCTGGCAGGCTCTGAGGCGGCATGGCAGGCGGCACGTTTCGGCATAGCCGTTACCATTTACGAAATGAGACCCAACGTGCAGACTGAGGCGCACAGAACCGGGCTTCTGGGTGAGCTTGTCTGTTCAAACTCCCTGCGCTCCAACCTACCCGATACTGCACATGGTCTGCTTAAGCAGGAGCTTACCAGACTCGGCTCTTTAATTATGGAGGCTGCACGTCAGACCTCCGTACCTGCCGGTTCCGCACTTGCCGTTGACAGGACACGCTTTGCTGAGTTTATTACAAACGCCGTGGAGTCAAACCCAAACATCAGGGTTATCAGAGAGGAACTATCGAATTTGTCTGAGCTTAGCCCTGTTGCTTCCGACGGTACTCCTAAAGTATATATTTTAGCCACAGGGCCTCTAACCTCACCCACTATGTCAAAGAGCCTCACTGAAATGCTGGGACAGGAGGCGTTATTTTTTTATGATGCCATTGCCCCTGTGATAGACGCTGATACCATTGACTACTCACAGGTCTTTAGTGCCTCACGATATGGTAAAGGCGGGGATGATTACATTAACTGCCCGATGGATGCGCAGTGTTATAGTGCCTTTTATGATGCACTGGTTGCCGCTGACAGGGTGGCTGTCAGGGATTTTGAAGACAGCAGAGTGTTTGAGGGCTGTATGCCTATAGAGGCAATGGCCGCACGCGGCATAAATACACCACGCTTTGGCCCTATGAAACCGGTTGGCCTTATTGACCCTCAAACTCAGAAACAACCATGGGCAGTGGTTCAGTTGCGGACGGAAAATACGCAAAAGAGTGCGTACAACATGGTTGGATTTCAAACGAGACTTAAGTACCCTGAGCAGCAGAGGGTCTTTCGGATGATTCCTGGGCTGCAAAATGCCGAATTTCTCAGATTTGGCAGTGTTCACAGAAACACTTATATCAACTCCCCCACATATCTCAACAGTGGACTTGCCATAAAGGGACATGAACATATTCTTCTTGCCGGACAGATTACCGGAGTTGAGGGCTATGTCGAGTCAACTGCAATGGGACTTTTTGCCGGTATTACGGCGGCAAGAAAAGTTAAGTCGCTTCCCCACATCCTTCCTGCCGAGACCACATCAACAGGAGCGCTTATTAAATATGTGACAACAGAGCAAAAGCACGGGGCTTTTCAACCTTCCAATATAAATTTCAGTCTGTTTCCACAGCTTGAGGTTAAGACAAAAGACAAGAACATACGGCGAAAACTGATTGTGGAAAGGGCGCTTACGGATATAGATGGGTTCATTAAAGCAGCATATAGATGA
- the phoU gene encoding phosphate signaling complex protein PhoU, with amino-acid sequence MYLREAELAELKGKIQEMGKLVEDAVRNSVISLVARDLELAKKVTVGDALINTFDIEIDEHCIKLIALRQPVARDLRLITTAMKITTDLERIADNAANVANRTIELADEKYIATHLNIPILRDITCGMVRDAVDSFIKEDKSLALNVMSRDTEVDDINEKVLRDLIDMMLHDCDSAIPATKLGYISRYLERIGDHATNIAEMVIYMVEGQMIRHRADKDAYIKDLNQ; translated from the coding sequence ATGTATCTAAGGGAAGCTGAGCTTGCTGAGCTTAAAGGTAAAATCCAGGAAATGGGCAAACTCGTTGAGGACGCCGTAAGAAATTCTGTTATTTCTTTGGTTGCCAGAGACCTGGAATTAGCCAAAAAAGTTACAGTGGGCGATGCTCTCATAAACACCTTTGATATTGAAATAGATGAACACTGTATAAAGCTCATCGCTTTAAGACAACCGGTGGCAAGAGATCTACGTCTTATCACAACAGCAATGAAAATAACCACTGACTTAGAGCGTATTGCCGACAATGCTGCAAACGTTGCCAATAGAACCATCGAGCTTGCCGATGAAAAATACATTGCCACACACTTAAATATCCCGATTCTCAGAGATATAACCTGCGGTATGGTAAGAGATGCGGTGGATTCCTTCATTAAAGAGGATAAATCCCTTGCCCTCAATGTAATGTCCAGGGACACAGAGGTGGATGATATAAATGAAAAGGTGCTGCGCGATCTCATTGATATGATGCTACACGATTGTGACTCGGCCATACCGGCCACAAAGTTGGGTTACATCTCCAGGTATCTGGAAAGAATCGGAGACCATGCAACAAATATTGCTGAGATGGTAATTTACATGGTAGAGGGGCAAATGATACGCCACAGGGCGGACAAAGACGCCTACATAAAAGACTTAAACCAATAA
- the phoU gene encoding phosphate signaling complex protein PhoU, producing MPIRDDELKSLKETILKMASLVESAIRDSVRSLIESNADLAQSVIRNDHIVNALDVNIDEECIRLIARRQPMGKDLRFLTTGMKITTDLERIADHAVNIAEKSIALMETQQIMSYSEISRLREITQMMVKDAIDAFVNGDRALALAVINRDDEVDDLNDTIIDGLLSVMTLNPDSIIQASQLIYISRNLERIADHSTNIAEVVIYMVEGKIVRHMADISHLKT from the coding sequence ATGCCGATAAGGGATGATGAACTAAAGTCTCTGAAAGAGACCATTTTAAAGATGGCCTCATTGGTTGAAAGTGCTATAAGGGACTCTGTGCGTTCTCTGATAGAAAGCAATGCAGATTTGGCCCAGAGCGTAATAAGAAACGACCACATAGTAAACGCTCTGGATGTTAATATTGATGAGGAATGTATCCGGCTGATAGCACGCCGCCAACCCATGGGTAAAGACCTCAGATTTTTAACTACAGGGATGAAAATAACCACAGACCTTGAAAGAATAGCCGACCATGCTGTAAATATAGCCGAAAAGTCTATTGCTCTGATGGAAACTCAACAGATTATGAGTTACTCGGAAATATCACGGCTAAGGGAAATCACCCAGATGATGGTTAAAGACGCAATTGATGCTTTCGTAAACGGCGACAGAGCGCTTGCATTGGCCGTAATCAACAGGGATGACGAGGTGGATGATCTCAATGACACTATTATTGACGGGTTACTCTCCGTTATGACCCTTAACCCTGACAGCATCATACAGGCATCCCAACTCATATATATTTCAAGAAATCTGGAGCGAATAGCCGATCATTCGACAAACATCGCAGAGGTTGTGATTTATATGGTGGAGGGCAAAATAGTCCGGCACATGGCAGATATCTCTCATTTAAAAACCTAA